From a region of the Actinopolymorpha singaporensis genome:
- a CDS encoding GNAT family N-acetyltransferase — protein MPATRSVDLLATEVGVLWDRDARGRLRQAHHVVLGVAEDGQLLAVGEDVPDDVADAMADALEAAAERRHRYAEPDRPPEVLAYCRERIVSALGPVLTSGGPSYLVPREGLPNTDGRTYDAQFAGDEGDNDNKGGDNDAASVRIVRSDDEAETRDGLRAANPDTWSGDEWADLIAGRLGPWAIATRASRVLAVAHTPVADARGAEAGVWTHPDARGRGLAATVTAHWARLVRDAGRLPFYSTSSDNLSSQRVASRLALRPIGWLWKLSAPDRLGLHAHRPWLPD, from the coding sequence ATGCCGGCAACCCGATCCGTCGACCTGCTCGCCACGGAAGTGGGCGTTCTCTGGGACCGTGATGCCCGCGGACGGCTGAGGCAGGCACACCACGTGGTCCTCGGCGTCGCCGAGGACGGCCAGCTGCTGGCGGTCGGGGAGGACGTGCCCGACGACGTGGCCGACGCCATGGCCGATGCGCTCGAGGCCGCCGCCGAACGCCGGCACAGGTACGCCGAGCCCGACCGGCCACCGGAGGTTCTCGCGTACTGCCGGGAACGCATCGTCAGCGCGCTCGGGCCGGTCCTGACCTCGGGCGGGCCGAGCTACCTGGTCCCGCGCGAAGGGCTGCCGAACACCGACGGGCGTACGTACGACGCTCAGTTCGCCGGCGACGAGGGCGACAACGACAACAAGGGTGGCGACAACGACGCGGCGAGCGTACGGATCGTGCGGTCCGACGACGAGGCAGAGACCAGAGACGGCCTGCGCGCGGCGAACCCCGACACCTGGTCCGGCGACGAGTGGGCCGACCTGATCGCCGGGCGGCTCGGCCCGTGGGCGATCGCGACCCGCGCCTCCCGGGTCCTCGCCGTCGCGCACACCCCGGTGGCCGACGCCAGGGGCGCCGAGGCCGGGGTGTGGACCCACCCGGACGCGCGGGGCCGCGGGCTCGCCGCCACGGTCACCGCGCACTGGGCGAGGCTGGTCAGGGACGCGGGACGGCTGCCGTTCTACAGCACCTCGTCGGACAACCTCTCCTCCCAGCGGGTGGCGAGCCGCCTCGCGCTGCGCCCGATCGGCTGGTTGTGGAAGCTCTCCGCACCGGACCGTCTCGGCTTGCACGCGCATCGGCCGTGGCTACCCGACTGA
- a CDS encoding SAM-dependent methyltransferase — translation MSDTKDLGTEEQLRRVLTVERYPRSSTYDQLWVVDNLMGPHPLWAAEALTQVMLLRPGMRVLDLGCGTALTSIFLAREYDVQVWAVDLWVEPTENWERIQQAGVAGRVHPVHADARTLPFADGFFDAIVSLDAYHYFGTDALYLPYCVEFLRPGGSLGIVAPGLRRDPGPDLPAYLAERWGPDMCTWLGPDWWRRHWERTGLVEVDVADMVPGGWEDWLRWLDACELVGRGHEPDARMLRADGGDLLGFTRVLAHRVR, via the coding sequence ATGTCGGATACCAAGGACCTGGGCACCGAGGAACAACTGCGACGGGTACTCACGGTGGAGCGCTATCCGCGTTCGTCCACCTACGACCAGCTCTGGGTCGTCGACAACCTGATGGGGCCGCACCCGCTGTGGGCCGCGGAGGCGTTGACACAGGTGATGCTGCTTCGGCCGGGCATGCGGGTGCTGGACCTGGGCTGCGGCACAGCGCTCACCTCGATCTTCCTGGCACGTGAGTACGACGTGCAGGTGTGGGCGGTGGACCTGTGGGTCGAGCCCACGGAGAACTGGGAACGCATCCAGCAGGCAGGCGTGGCCGGCCGCGTGCATCCGGTCCACGCCGACGCGCGCACTCTGCCGTTCGCGGACGGCTTCTTCGACGCGATCGTCAGCCTTGACGCATACCACTACTTCGGGACCGACGCGCTCTACCTTCCGTACTGCGTGGAGTTCCTCCGGCCGGGCGGCTCGCTCGGCATCGTCGCGCCGGGCCTTCGCCGCGACCCGGGGCCGGACCTCCCGGCGTACCTCGCCGAGCGCTGGGGACCCGACATGTGCACCTGGCTGGGCCCGGACTGGTGGCGCCGGCACTGGGAGCGGACCGGTCTGGTCGAGGTCGACGTCGCCGACATGGTGCCCGGCGGCTGGGAGGACTGGCTGCGCTGGCTGGATGCCTGTGAGCTGGTTGGACGAGGACACGAGCCGGACGCTCGGATGCTGCGAGCCGACGGAGGTGACCTGCTCGGCTTCACCCGCGTACTGGCCCACCGCGTGCGGTAG
- the pyrH gene encoding UMP kinase has product MSRYGRILIKLSGQAVAGAHNSGFSADALDHLAREVLRARDLGLQVAIVVGGGNVFRGSSADEWGIDRVEADSIGMLSTLINAILLRGKITALSDYDVRVMTAIPINSVAEPYIRLRALNHLAKGKIVVLACGIGQPYVTTDYPSVQRAAEIDADAILVAKHGADGVYESDPNVNRDARRYRSISYDRVLAQGLRVMDQAAFILARDQKLPLHVFDIDRAGVMAGICKGEEHGTYISGDVETEWA; this is encoded by the coding sequence ATGTCGCGGTACGGACGCATCCTGATCAAACTCAGCGGCCAGGCCGTGGCGGGCGCGCACAACTCCGGGTTCAGTGCGGACGCGCTCGACCACCTCGCACGGGAGGTCCTGCGCGCGCGTGACCTCGGCCTCCAGGTCGCCATCGTCGTCGGCGGCGGCAACGTCTTCCGCGGGAGCTCCGCCGACGAGTGGGGCATCGACCGGGTGGAGGCCGACAGCATCGGCATGCTGAGCACGCTGATCAACGCGATTCTCCTGCGGGGCAAGATCACCGCTCTGAGCGACTACGACGTACGCGTGATGACCGCCATCCCGATCAACTCCGTCGCCGAGCCGTACATCCGGCTTCGTGCACTCAACCACCTGGCCAAGGGAAAGATCGTCGTACTTGCCTGTGGCATCGGCCAGCCCTACGTCACCACCGACTACCCGTCCGTCCAGCGTGCCGCCGAGATCGACGCGGACGCGATCCTGGTGGCCAAGCACGGTGCCGACGGGGTGTACGAGAGCGACCCGAACGTCAACAGGGACGCCCGTCGCTACCGTTCGATCAGCTACGACCGGGTGCTGGCGCAGGGCCTGCGGGTGATGGACCAGGCCGCCTTCATCCTCGCCCGTGACCAGAAGCTTCCCCTGCACGTGTTCGACATCGACCGGGCCGGTGTGATGGCCGGGATCTGCAAGGGCGAGGAGCACGGCACGTACATCTCCGGTGACGTCGAAACCGAGTGGGCGTAG
- a CDS encoding DUF222 domain-containing protein, with protein MSSSFQVSSGVGGGGRPPHPLLDALGMVTAGNDVVLSTSVVSLTAEQAGQALEVLGREIARLQAAQLKVVRQAEACDVGKLTGAPNATVYLRTALRMSKHESSATVGLARDLDKAVPSTGDALAAGNVSVRQAQVIADAVKKLPDYVGPEERVEAEGFLIGKARFHNPDELRVLGTKLLERIAPEEYYRQLGEELARKDRTAEQKRSLRYSPNGVPQSESVHISLPAWEMELLRKLIEPLAEPVKGADPDRRPIDQRRGDAFAELIGMLAAAAQAPVRGGRPPQVAVTIPLDTLLKGTGAGTVDDTATVVRPRPCTCPCTDPKHAKQSTKKPANTEEPTSTEAGGQEEGQVGKEKRPSSGTGALADGIPPPREPGHHPQPHTDPESGATTGRVPASGPEPATGPDPEGTADPAAGPEADAAPEGAAEPEAAVDPHDGCPTCGGGGSARYLGVDGKPISVATVRRLACEADLIPVVLGGDGQVLDLGRSDRFFKEHQRRALAIRDGHHCNFPGCQIPEPRCVTHHMTAWDHGGPTDLANGVLLCRHHHTTIHHKGWQVRMGTHGHPEYVPPEWSDPKRRVLRT; from the coding sequence ATGTCTTCGAGCTTCCAGGTGTCTTCCGGTGTTGGGGGTGGCGGTAGGCCGCCGCATCCGTTGCTGGATGCCTTGGGCATGGTCACCGCCGGCAACGACGTGGTGTTGTCGACGTCTGTGGTGTCGTTGACGGCCGAGCAGGCCGGGCAGGCGCTGGAGGTACTGGGCCGGGAGATCGCCCGGCTGCAGGCGGCCCAGCTGAAGGTCGTCCGCCAGGCCGAGGCCTGTGACGTCGGCAAGCTCACCGGGGCGCCGAACGCCACCGTCTATCTTCGGACGGCTCTGCGGATGAGCAAGCACGAGTCCTCTGCCACCGTCGGCCTCGCGCGCGACCTGGACAAAGCGGTCCCGTCGACCGGGGACGCGCTCGCCGCCGGGAACGTGTCGGTGCGGCAGGCGCAGGTCATCGCCGATGCGGTCAAGAAGCTCCCCGACTACGTGGGTCCGGAGGAACGGGTCGAGGCGGAGGGGTTCCTGATCGGCAAGGCCCGGTTCCACAACCCCGACGAGCTGCGGGTGCTGGGTACGAAGCTTCTGGAACGGATCGCGCCGGAGGAGTACTACCGGCAACTGGGCGAGGAACTTGCCAGGAAGGACCGCACAGCAGAACAGAAACGCTCCCTGCGCTACTCCCCGAACGGGGTTCCGCAGTCGGAGTCGGTACACATCAGCCTCCCGGCGTGGGAGATGGAACTGCTCCGCAAACTGATCGAACCCCTCGCCGAACCCGTCAAGGGGGCAGACCCAGACAGGCGGCCGATCGACCAGCGCCGAGGCGACGCGTTCGCCGAACTCATCGGCATGCTGGCCGCTGCGGCGCAGGCGCCCGTCCGTGGCGGCAGACCACCACAGGTCGCGGTCACCATCCCACTCGACACCCTCCTGAAGGGCACGGGTGCGGGGACGGTCGACGACACCGCAACTGTCGTCCGTCCCAGGCCGTGCACCTGCCCCTGCACCGACCCCAAGCACGCCAAACAGAGCACCAAGAAGCCCGCCAACACCGAAGAGCCGACATCAACGGAAGCCGGAGGTCAGGAGGAAGGCCAAGTAGGTAAGGAGAAACGACCATCGTCCGGCACCGGCGCGCTCGCGGACGGGATACCACCACCGCGAGAACCCGGCCACCACCCACAACCACACACCGATCCCGAATCGGGGGCCACTACGGGAAGGGTTCCGGCAAGCGGACCGGAGCCGGCTACCGGACCGGATCCGGAAGGTACCGCCGACCCGGCAGCCGGGCCGGAAGCTGACGCCGCCCCCGAGGGTGCGGCGGAGCCGGAGGCTGCCGTCGACCCGCATGACGGGTGCCCGACGTGTGGAGGTGGCGGGTCAGCCCGCTACCTCGGCGTCGACGGCAAACCGATCTCGGTCGCGACCGTGCGCCGGCTCGCCTGCGAGGCCGACCTCATCCCAGTCGTCCTCGGCGGCGACGGGCAGGTGCTCGACCTCGGCCGCTCCGACCGCTTCTTCAAAGAACACCAACGCCGCGCACTGGCCATCCGCGACGGACACCACTGCAACTTCCCCGGCTGCCAGATCCCCGAACCACGCTGCGTCACCCACCACATGACCGCCTGGGACCACGGCGGCCCGACAGACCTCGCCAACGGCGTACTCCTGTGCCGCCACCACCACACCACCATCCACCACAAAGGCTGGCAAGTCCGCATGGGCACCCACGGCCACCCCGAATACGTACCGCCCGAGTGGTCGGATCCGAAGCGAAGAGTGCTCCGCACATGA